In Candidatus Hydrogenedentota bacterium, the sequence TGTCGTGGTGCTGCCGGAATGTCTCGATCTGGGGTGGACGCATCCCAGCGCGCGGACGCTTGCGGAGCCGATACCCGGCCCGCGCGCCGACGAACTCTGCCGTGTGGCGCGGGACCATCGAATCCATGTCTGCGCGGGGCTGACCGAGCGGGACGGCGAACGCATCTACAATGCGGCGGTCCTGATCGATGATCGCGGTCGGATCCTGTTGAAGCACCGGAAGATCACGATCCTGAGCATTGCCCGGGACCTGTACGCTGTGGGCGATCGGCTGGGCGTGGTCGACACCCCGTTTGGCCGCGCGGGCGTTTTGATCTGCGCCGACAACTTTCCCGAGTCCCTGGAGCTCGGCCAGAGCCTCTGCCGGATGGGCGCAAACTTGATCCTTTCACCTTGCGCGTGGGCGGTCCCGCCCGAGCACGACAATGAGGCGGATCCTTACGGGAGTCTGTGGCGCGATGCGTACGGTAAACTGGCGGGCGACCGCGGTGTCGCGGTCGTCGGGGTGAGCAGCGTGGGCATGAT encodes:
- a CDS encoding carbon-nitrogen hydrolase family protein, which codes for MPIKVGMGQMLVEGGRPEANLLRAESVVGEAVAADCDVVVLPECLDLGWTHPSARTLAEPIPGPRADELCRVARDHRIHVCAGLTERDGERIYNAAVLIDDRGRILLKHRKITILSIARDLYAVGDRLGVVDTPFGRAGVLICADNFPESLELGQSLCRMGANLILSPCAWAVPPEHDNEADPYGSLWRDAYGKLAGDRGVAVVGVSSVGMIEAGPWTGYRCIGCSLAVARGGVEALQAPYGAEAAGLFTVAL